In the genome of Aspergillus flavus chromosome 8, complete sequence, one region contains:
- a CDS encoding cytochrome P450, producing the protein MPAFSLSLIGIGVVAVGTVWALWALTRKLQVPNNYPNAPRSLPYSIPFLKSTIPFVLDGLNLFRQASLYCQDRWPLRVDLLNGEVYIVQGAKNIASIFSTPGLTVTQAYGIALKHCFGMEQKAVDAYLADTSGSWHRPIPGSQTPWHGRVSYHTHENLVQGLLGAGLDPTTERIERLLLASLEGAVSRTSEWTYGMDLTEFFETHLGSAILQALYGPLLVTKNSDFNRNLWRYDKQIMRLAKRLPSWLIPEAYRLRDELLGAIMRWHQQATLLSETIPSCERTSGGEADPYWGSAMMRERNKMLLSIEGQDAKSVASTDLGFIWASVTNVVPSTMALCTHMYRDHSLVENIRLAALNCIRPGATLRFDLNKLGKQPLLLSMYAETLRFGVQIHIPRCSPHQPLSVAGVTIPPDKMIFINTSLAHTDKSVWNTRNGEYPLDTFWAQRFLIDPKDEGSGPTRKECSQPLESTPRGEYKRMDGQGSSSGQFTLEGLDGSWIPYGGGQHACPGRILAKRIILLASSMMATMFDIELLAPNSSLQFGSPRFGFGVRKPSAQVPFRIRRRKPVNQDPFTC; encoded by the exons ATGCCTGCATTCAGTCTTTCTTTGATTGGAATCGGGGTGGTAGCTGTGGGTACAGTGTGGGCACTTTGGGCTTTGACCAGGAAGTTGCAAGTCCCAAACAATTATCCCAACGCACCACGCAGCCTTCCATACTCAATACCATTCCTGAAAAGCACCATCCCATTTGTGCTCGACGGACTAAACCTTTTCCGCCAGGCCTC CCTCTATTGCCAGGATCGTTGGCCACTGCGGGTAGATCTTCTAAACGGCGAGGTCTATATAGTCCAAGGAGCTAAGAACATCGCTTCCATTTTCAGCACGCCCGGCCTTACAGTTACACAAGCATATGGCATTGCACTGAAGCATTGCTTTGGGATGGAGCAGAAAGCCGTTGATGCCTATCTCGCTGATACCTCGGGCTCCTGGCATCGGCCCATTCCCGGCAGCCAAACGCCGTGGCACGGACGTGTGAGTTACCACACACACGAGAACCTTGTTCAGGGCCTCTTAGGCGCAGGGTTGGACCCAACGACGGAGCGCATAGAACGGCTATTACTTGCCTCTCTGGAGGGGGCCGTGTCAAGGACGTCTGAGTGGACGTATGGTATGGACTTGACCGAGTTCTTTGAGACCCATCTCGGGTCAGCGATCCTACAAGCCTTATATGGTCCGCTGCTGGTCACAAAGAACTCAGACTTCAACCGCAACCTGTGGCGGTATGATAAACAAATAATGAGACTAGCCAAGCGCTTACCGTCGTGGCTAATCCCCGAAGCCTATCGTCTGCGGGATGAGCTTCTCGGCGCTATCATGAGGTGGCATCAACAGGCTACTCTACTCTCAGAAACAATCCCAAGTTGTGAAAGGACCAGCGGAGGTGAAGCCGATCCATACTGGGGGTCGGCGATGATGCGCGAAAGGAATAAGATGCTGTTGAGCATCGAAGGACAGGATGCCAAATCAGTGGCATCCACGGATCTTGGCTTCATCTGGGC CTCTGTTACGAATGTGGTCCCATCTACCATGGCCCTTTGCACCCACATGTACCGTGATCACTCCCTCGTCGAGAATATCCGTTTAGCGGCGCTGAATTGCATCCGGCCAGGGGCCACCTTGCGCTTCGACCTCAATAAGCTTGGGAAGCAGCCTTTGCTGCTCTCGATGTATGCCGAGACCTTGCGCTTTGGCGTACAAATTCATATCCCCCGGTGCTCACCACATCAACCGCTTTCGGTGGCAGGAGTAACCATCCCACCTGATAAAATGATCTTTATCAACACAAGTCTCGCGCACACTGACAAGTCCGTATGGAACACACGGAATGGAGAATATCCGCTGGATACCTTTTGGGCACAGCGATTCCTGATTGACCCAAAAGACGAAGGCAGCGGGCCTACAAGGAAAGAGTGTTCTCAGCCACTTGAATCTACTCCTAGGGGAGAGTACAAGAGGATGGATGGTCAAGGTTCAAGCTCAGGGCAATTTACCTTAGAAGGCCTCGATGGAAGCTGGATACCGTATGGAG GCGGACAACACGCATGTCCGGGTCGTATTTTAGCAAAGCGCATTATATTGCTCGCAAGCTCCATGATGGCTACCATGTTTGATATTGAGCTGCTGGCGCCCAATTCCTCCTTGCAGTTTGGGTCACCGCGCTTCGGATTTGGAGTCCGCAAGCCATCTGCGCAAGTGCCTTTTCGGATCCGACGCCGAAAGCCAGTCAATCAAGATCCTTTTACCTGCTAG